The Triticum urartu cultivar G1812 unplaced genomic scaffold, Tu2.1 TuUngrouped_contig_7044, whole genome shotgun sequence region CACCGCGACCGCTATCCACTTGGCCTGATTCACGGGCGTCGAGGAGCCAGGCAGTGTCGGCGGAGCAGGTGGCGGGTGAGGGTGCAGCGCGGCGCGCGGGCTACTGGCGGGGGAGGATGGTGCAGGAGGTGCGCTCAGGGGAGCGGCAGGTGGAGGTGGTCGTCGGGGCGGAGGCGCCACGGGAACCCAAGGCGCCAGCGGTCGAGCTTGATGGAGTGAGTCCCCCTGTTGCCACCACCCCCTACTGATCCGTTGACCACAAGATCCCCTTCACCCCTCCGCCTCCAGGCACGATGGCGGCCTCTCGCCGGCGCATCCTCTCCTTCGACATCTATCCGAGGCCTGCTCTCCTAGGCGCCTACTACCTTTCGGCAGTGGTGGGGATTCGGCAAAGATCTGCTTCGCCACCCCTCATCCCTCGTTCTGTGGCATCAAGGCCGGGACGCCCAGTACAGCGGCGAGGGTGCCGCAGGTCAACGGCATCCCGCCCAACTCTGTCGTGTGCAGTGCACACCTCGCGGTGCTGCAAGTTCTGGGGCGGCGGGAGTGAGCAGTGCAGTGCAGATAAAAATGTCGTTGCAGGTAGTTGTGGTTGTCGGTGCAGTTCGCAAGCGCATGATGGCATGACGGCGTGCAGTTCCCTGGTGCGTGGGTGCTGTACAGTGCAGTGCACCTGGATCCCGCGGGCAGTGCATCGCGCGCCCCCGGTGTGGTTCATCCAAGGCCACCGCCAACAAAATTGTAGTTTCCGCACCTTGTTGACACTTTGCTCATATTTTTTGTGTGCAGGTCGCAGTCGAGCTGAATGTGTGGTGTTGGACAAGATGCAGTACGGTTGGTGTCACCGTGCAGCTCATTGGCTAACAGCATGCAGTTTGATACATCTGTTTTACAGTTCTTTTGCTATGTCCTGTGGTATCTGTGTCCTATGTTGGGCCAAAGTGTGCAGGGCAATAGGGCTTGC contains the following coding sequences:
- the LOC125531407 gene encoding uncharacterized protein LOC125531407 encodes the protein MAASRRRILSFDIYPRPALLGAYYLSAVVGIRQRSASPPLIPRSVASRPGRPVQRRGCRRSTASRPTLSCAVHTSRCCKFWGGGSEQCSADKNVVAGSCGCRCSSQAHDGMTACSSLVAVELNVWCWTRCSTVGVTVQLIG